One stretch of Malus domestica chromosome 14, GDT2T_hap1 DNA includes these proteins:
- the LOC139191232 gene encoding NAC domain-containing protein 1-like, producing MGKEDNMWYFFTPRDKKYPKGTRLDRAAGNGYWKVTGVKKDVMLKNVKVGFKTSLVFYEGKSPNGKKSDWLMHEFNVEAPPKKAYRNNIKLDDWVLCRVYMKLNKAKKLKASNQSHDVNQVQE from the exons ATGGGGAAAGAAGATAACATGTGGTACTTTTTCACACCAAGGGATAAAAAGTATCCGAAAGGGACACGTCTAGATCGAGCAGCAGGGAATGGATACTGGAAAGTTACTGGGGTAAAAAAAGATGTGATGTTAAAAAATGTTAAAGTTGGTTTTAAGACATCACTAGTTTTCTACGAGGGGAAGTCTCCCAATGGAAAGAAGTCTGACTGGTtgatgcatgaatttaacgttGAAGCTCCTCCCAAGAAGGCATACAGAAATAACATTAAG CTTGATGACTGGGTTTTGTGTAGGGTATATATGAAGCTTAACAAGGCTAAGAAATTGAAAGCTTCAAACCAAAGTCATGATGTTAATCAAGTTCAGGAATAA
- the LOC103454874 gene encoding uncharacterized protein, translating into MALQLQAPTTRNRLAPPSPLAAPKGNAGLRQPSDSFALKSSFFSSSHHLLLLSPKQKPLASSSAPKFSMRVASKGAYICRDCGYIYNDRTPFEKLPDKYFCPVCGAPKRRFRAYQPPVTKDANKKDVRKERKAQLQREEAIGKALPIAIVVGVVALVGLYFYINVGFQG; encoded by the exons ATGGCCCTGCAACTGCAGGCACCCACCACAAGAAACCGCCTAGCGCCACCATCTCCGTTAGCAGCTCCGAAGGGCAATGCCGGCCTCCGACAACCATCCGATAGCTTCGCTCTAAAGTCATCCTTCTTTTCTTCATCACACCACCTCTTATTGCTTTCTCCCAAGCAAAAGCCTCTTGCTTCTTCCTCTGCACCCAAGTTCTCCATGCGCGTCGCCTCCAAAGGAGCCTATATTTGTCGCGATTGCGG GTATATATACAACGACAGAACTCCCTTCGAGAAGTTACCTGACAAGTATTTCTGCCCTG TTTGTGGTGCTCCGAAACGGAGGTTTAGGGCATACCAGCCTCCTGTGACCAAAGACGCCAACAAGAAGGATGTCCGGAAGGAACGAAAAGCGCAGTTGCAGAGAGAAGAAGCAATCGGGAAGGCACTGCCTATTGCTATCGTTGTCGGAGTTGTGGCACTTGTTGGATTATACTTCTACATCAACGTCGGCTTTCAGGGATAG
- the LOC114821017 gene encoding probable beta-1,4-xylosyltransferase IRX10L gives MRIWKLGFAGFLVAAFVVGFGSGEQARTERISGSAGDVLDDDPVGRLKVFVYELPSKYNKKILQKDPRCLNHMFAAEIFMHRFLLSSPVRTLNPEEADWFYTPVYTTCDLTPNGLPLPFKSPRMMRSAIQLISSNWPYWNRTEGADHFFVVPHDFGACFHYQEEKAIERGILRMLQRATLVQTFGQKNHVCLKEGSITVPPYAPPQKMQTHLISEKTPRSIFVYFRGLFYDVGNDPEGGYYARGARAAVWENFKDNPLFDISTEHPTTYYEDMQRAVFCLCPLGWAPWSPRLVEAVIFGCIPVIIADDIVLPFADAIPWEEIGVFVDEKDVPNLDTILTSIPPELILRKQRLLANPSMKQAMLFPQPAEAGDAFHQVLNGLARKLPHGPDVFLKPGAKILNWTAGPVGDLKPW, from the exons ATGAGAATTTGGAAGCTGGGTTTTGCTGGGTTTCTTGTTGCTGCCTTTGTGGTGGGGTTTGGTTCAGGGGAGCAGGCCCGCACTGAGAGAATTTCAG GTAGCGCTGGTGATGTTTTGGACGATGACCCAGTAGGAAGGTTGAAAGTTTTTGTTTATGAGCTTCCAAGCAAATACAACAAGAAGATTCTTCAGAAGGATCCCAGATGTCTCAACCATATGTTTGCAGCTGAGATCTTTATGCATCGGTTTCTCCTGTCAAGCCCCGTCCGAACCCTTAATCCTGAAGAAGCAGATTGGTTTTATACTCCTGTTTACACCACTTGTGATCTGACCCCCAATGGCCTTCCTTTGCCTTTTAAGTCACCACGGATGATGAGGAGTGCAATACAACTCATTTCTTCGAATTGGCCTTACTGGAACCGGACAGAAGGTGCTGATCACTTTTTTGTAGTGCCTCATGACTTTGGAGCATGTTTTCATTATCAG GAAGAGAAGGCGATTGAAAGAGGAATTCTTCGCATGCTCCAACGTGCAACTTTGGTTCAGACTTTTGGGCAAAAGAATCATGTTTGCTTGAAAGAGGGCTCAATAACAGTTCCTCCTTATGCTCCTCCCCAGAAGATGCAAACCCACCTAATTTCTGAGAAAACTCCTAGGTCCATCTTTGTTTACTTCCGAGGATTATTTTATGATGTGGGAAATGACCCAGAAGGTGGTTATTATGCAAG AGGTGCACGAGCAGCGGTGTGGGAGAACTTCAAAGACAATCCGCTTTTTGACATCTCTACCGAGCACCCCACCACATACTATGAGGACATGCAACGAGCAGTCTTTTGTTTATGCCCTCTCGGCTGGGCTCCTTGGAGTCCAAGATTGGTTGAAGCAGTGATTTTTGGCTGCATTCCTGTTATCATAGCAGACGACATTGTTCTACCCTTTGCCGATGCCATCCCTTGGGAAGAGATTGGCGTGTTTGTAGATGAGAAAGATGTCCCCAACTTGGACACCATACTCACTTCCATCCCACCTGAACTGATACTGAGAAAGCAGAGATTGCTCGCTAACCCTTCAATGAAGCAAGCCATGTTATTCCCACAACCTGCCGAAGCAGGAGATGCTTTCCATCAAGTCCTAAACGGACTTGCGCGCAAGTTGCCGCACGGCCCTGATGTTTTCTTGAAGCCGGGTGCGAAGATCCTGAACTGGACCGCAGGGCCAGTGGGCGACCTGAAACCGTGGTAG
- the LOC103454872 gene encoding succinate dehydrogenase assembly factor 2, mitochondrial-like — protein MGSLRRSLISLHRALKSTASISPAETHLRPQFGYGLVQRSYSANNGSNLDIDLSNQESKRRLVNRLIYRSKQRGFLELDLVLGKWVEEHIHSMDERGIKSLVDVLDLENPDLWKWLSGQEQPPEALQTNPVFTAVRNKIVNNLNSYAAPETRATPGQPWVRGWDDIKKSQGGPLTGNQ, from the exons atGGGAAGCTTGAGAAGAAGCTTGATCAGCCTCCACCGAGCCCTCAAATCCACCGCTTCCATCTCTCCCGCCGAAACCCATCTCAG GCCTCAATTCGGATACGGTTTGGTTCAGCGTTCTTATTCCGCTAACAATGGCAGCAATCTGGATATCGACCTCTCCAACCAAGAGAGCAAAAGGCGGTTGGTCAACAG ATTGATATACAGGAGCAAGCAGAGAGGGTTTTTGGAGCTGGATTTGGTTCTGGGGAAGTGGGTGGAGGAGCATATACATTCCATGGATGAACGGGGAATTAAATCTCTTGTGGATGTCCTTGACCTG GAAAATCCAGATCTGTGGAAGTGGTTAAGTGGCCAGGAGCAACCCCCCGAAGCACTCCAAACTAATCCT GTTTTTACTGCAGTGCGCAACAAGATCGTGAACAACCTGAACAGCTATGCTGCTCCCGAGACTCGAGCAACACCTGGCCAGCCATGGGTTAGAGGGTGGGATGATATAAAGAAAAGCCAGGGTGGCCCTTTAACCGGGAACCAGTAG
- the LOC103454873 gene encoding chromophore lyase CRL, chloroplastic-like — protein sequence MVIGSEPGSGSSDSAGGWSVARGLLVKTLVMIGGALLLKRLTKSTTRWDHARLVSRSLSGEKFSKDQAARDPDHYFNIRMVTCPAAEMVDGSNVLYFEQAFWRTPQKPFRQRFYMVKPCPKELKCDVELSSYAIRDAEEYKNFCDRSKDQRPLPEEVIGDIAEHLTTIHLKRCERGKRCLYEGSTPPDSFPNLWNGAAYCTSELAIHKNNEIHAWDRGFDGDGNQVWGPKEGPYEFKPAPASSTNDMFSSLNFPIQQSMEKRIEGSFVLQE from the exons ATGGTAATCGGGTCGGAGCCGGGTAGCGGCAGCTCCGATTCCGCAGGAGGATGGAGCGTGGCTCGCGGGCTGCTGGTGAAGACGCTGGTGATGATAGGCGGAGCTCTGCTGCTGAAGCGGCTCACCAAGTCCACCACCCGGTGGGACCACGCCCGCCTCGTTTCCCGTTCTCTCTCCGGCGAGAAGTTTTCCAAAGACCAAGCGGCCAGAGATCCTGACCACTACTTCAACATCAG AATGGTAACTTGCCCAGCAGCTGAAATGGTAGATGGTTCTAATGTTTTGTACTTTGAGCAA GCTTTTTGGAGGACTCCTCAGAAGCCGTTTCGACAA AGATTTTATATGGTGAAGCCTTGCCCGAAAGAATTGAAATGTGATGTTGAG CTAAGTTCATATGCAATCAGAGATGCGGAGGAGTACAAGAATTTCTGTGATCGCTCAAAGGACCAGCGACCACTTCCTGAAGAAGTTATCGGG GACATTGCAGAGCATTTGACAACAATACATCTGAAACGTTGTGAGCGTGGGAAACGCTGCTTATATGAAGGTTCAACTCCGCCTGACAGCTTTCCTAATTTATGG AATGGAGCAGCGTACTGTACTTCGGAACTTgcaattcataaaaataatgagATCCATGCCTGGGATAGGGGATTTGATGGTGATGGAAATCAG GTTTGGGGTCCAAAGGAAGGTCCGTACGAATTCAAGCCTGCCCCGGCCTCTAGTACCAACGACATGTTCTCTTCTTTAAATTTTCCCATTCAGCAGTCTATGGAGAAAAGAATAGAGGGTTCTTTTGTTTTGCAAGAATAA
- the LOC103415121 gene encoding probable helicase MAGATAMA 3: MDRQESSKLNNYGVAAARPLINIVFSWSLEDVLNAHLYRNQVTKIPDTFSTVTSYMKSFIPSLVEETHADLLSSMMNLSQAPTLKILTVQTSKNHGPPKDLFYDVTCVGTYVPQVGDLIALTDIKPKCVDHLNGPRISYLIAYVHRSRDSNLSILSSKHIDTGRYTHIKTDTLFAVYLVNMTTAVRIWKALNLKGANTSLTKNLLQPQANSSQGRNSCSICFDNEKCYLSATFHAMCSDLNDSQKAAVLNCISLSKCNHRNTIKLIWGPPGTGKTKTVGMSLFAMVKLKCRTLTCAPTNIAVLQVTARVLRLVNQSLDYGKYGLGDIILFGNEQRMKIDDHDDLVDVFLDYRTKILAECFAPLSGWKHRLASMIDLLEDPKEKYAVYLREERRRHNEVEEGDNTWMTMLKGVIMSLIKGRNSTSDDDNDLMTFEEFVKEKFDSIGERLKICMVNLYTHLPTSCMSIKVVKDMITALDLLNSCKDLFDEVGFSNERMQLVVQDCVCILRSLRAFSVPILTDEKEIGNFCLENACLICCTVSSSSKLYTKGMKPVEILMVDEAAQLKECESLIPLQLPGLRHAILIGDQRQLPAMVKSKISEKAVFGRSLFERLVQLGHEKLLLNVQYRMHPWISLFPNREFYNHRLLDGSNVNKKSYDKCFLSGKMYGCYSFINIANGKEEFDRGSSQKNMAEVAVVYEIVASLYREFTCTKKKVSVGVISPYKAQVDAIQARVRKYSANSGTSDFALSVRSVDGFQGGEEDVIIISTVRCNENGSVGFLSNRQRANVMLTRARYCLWILGNEPTLVKSGSIWKKVIVDAKKRKCFYNAGEDKDLSQALALALVDSSSFREVDPAEFLSKPLSSLSLTGEPQTPSSSYR; this comes from the exons ATGGATCGTCAGGAGAGTAGTAagttgaacaattatggagTTGCAGCAGCTCGACCCTTAATCAATATCGTCTTCTCTTGGTCACTTGAGGATGTTCTCAATGCACATCTTTACCGAAATCAG GTGACAAAGATTCCTGATACATTTTCTACCGTGACGAGTTACATGAAATCTTTCATTCCTTCACTTGTTGAGGAAACGCATGCTGATCTACTCTCAAGCATGATGAATCTATCGCAGGCCCCTACTCTCAAAATTCTGACAGTTCAAACTTCTAAGAATCATGGACCTCCTAAAGACTTGTTTTATGATGTTACTTGTGTAGGAACATATGTGCCACAGGTTGGAGATCTTATTGCCTTAACTGATATTAAACCAAAATGCGTTGATCATTTGAACGGGCCCAGAATTTCCTATCTCATTGCATATGTTCATCGAAGTAGAGACAGTAATCTCTCAATACTCTCGTCAAAGCATATCGATACAGGAAGATACACGCATATCAAGACAGATACACTTTTTGCGGTCTATCTAGTGAACATGACAACAGCTGTTCGCATATGGAAAGCTTTGAACTTAAAAGGGGCAAATACAAGTTTAACTAAAAACTTGCTGCAACCGCAAGCCAATTCATCACAA GGTAGGAATTCGTGTTCAATTTGCTTTGACAACGAAAAATGCTACCTATCTGCTACATTTCATGCAATGTGCTCTGATCTAAATGATTCCCAAAAAGCTGCAGTTTTGAATTGTATTAGTTTAAGTAAATGCAACCACCGTAATACCATAAAACTAATATGGGGACCTCCTGGAACTGGAAAAACGAAGACAGTCGGTATGTCACTCTTTGCCATGGTTAAATTGAAGTGCAGAACATTAACATGTGCTCCAACCAATATTGCCGTGTTACAAGTAACAGCACGCGTGCTGAGATTGGTAAATCAGTCACTTGATTATGGTAAGTACGGGCTTGGGGATATAATTCTATTTGGGAATGAGCAGAGGATGAAGATTGATGATCATGATGACCTTGTTGATGTATTTCTTGATTATCGTACTAAAATTCTGGCCGAGTGTTTTGCCCCTTTGAGTGGATGGAAACATCGGTTAGCATCAATGATTGATTTACTTGAGGATCCAAAGGAAAAGTACGCAGTGTATTTgagagaagaaaggagaagaCACAATGAGGTTGAAGAGGGCGATAATACATGGATGACGATGCTGAAGGGAGTGATAATGTCGTTAATCAAAGGTAGAAACTCAACAAGTGACGATGATAATGATCTTATGACATTCGAGGAgtttgtgaaggaaaaatttgatTCCATTGGTGAGCGCCTCAAGATTTGTATGGTAAATTTGTACACCCACTTACCAACTTCTTGCATGTCCATAAAGGTAGTCAAGGACATGATTACAGCTTTGGATTTGCTCAACTCTTGCAAAGATTTATTTGATGAGGTTGGTTTTTCTAATGAAAGGATGCAATTAGTTGTACAAGATTGTGTTTGTATACTGAGGTCACTTCGCGCATTTTCTGTTCCTATTTTGACTGACGAGAAGGAAATAGGAAATTTTTGCTTGGAAAATGCTTGCTTAATATGTTGCACTGTCTCGAGCTCTTCTAAATTGTACACAAAAGGAATGAAACCGGTAGAAATATTGATGGTTGATGAAGCTGCTCAGCTTAAAGAATGTGAATCGTTAATTCCTTTGCAACTCCCTGGTCTTCGCCATGCTATTCTCATTGGGGATCAAAGGCAACTCCCCGCTATGGTGAAAAGCAAG ATCTCCGAGAAGGCTGTATTTGGGAGAAGTTTGTTTGAAAGACTTGTACAGTTGGGACACGAGAAGCTCCTTCTCAATGTCCAGTATAGAATGCATCCTTGGATCAGTTTATTTCCTAATAGAGAGTTTTACAACCACCGGTTACTAGATGGTTCGAATGTCAATAAAAAAAGCTATGACAAGTGCTTTCTTTCGGGAAAAATGTACGGATGCTACTCGTTTATTAATATAGCCAATGGAAAAGAAGAATTTGATCGCGGGAGTAGCCAGAAAAATATGGCTGAGGTTGCTGTGGTCTATGAGATAGTTGCAAGCCTATACAGAG AGTTCACTTGCACAAAGAAGAAGGTTAGTGTCGGAGTAATATCACCTTACAAAGCACAGGTTGATGCAATTCAAGCGAGAGTCAGAAAATACAGTGCAAACTCTGGAACTAGTGACTTTGCCCTAAGTGTGCGATCTGTTGACGGATTCCAAGGTGGCGAAGAGGATGTGATAATAATCTCCACAGTCAGATGTAATGAGAATGGATCTGTGGGATTCCTCTCGAATCGTCAGAGAGCGAATGTGATGCTAACACGTGCAAG GTATTGTCTTTGGATATTGGGGAACGAACCAACTTTGGTTAAGAGTGGGAGTATTTGGAAGAAGGTAATTGTTGATGCTAAGAAACGCAAATGTTTCTATAATGCTGGGGAGGACAAGGACTTGTCTCAGGCTTTGGCACTTGCCCTTGTGGATTCGAGCAGTTTCCGGGAAGTTGATCCCGCGGAGTTCCTTTCAAAACCGTTATCTTCTCTCAGTCTAACAGGAGAGCCACAGACACCATCAAGTAGTTATAGATGA
- the LOC103454941 gene encoding uncharacterized protein: MTNISRSPFTNEIKRTDPPRGFTMPHFTSYKRDEDPDRYLKHYCSTMILYKNNDALMCKNFAITLQGEVQDWFHTLPSQSIRSFNELSFVFIKEYSSNCSIKRTSDHLFSIIKDPRETIRDYVKRFKAEKAKIVGCNKDIAMAAFRNGLPTEHLLFGKLIMGEELTLIASYAWQKSMHYGTRPSSLTKMSRKRSTWNVHRPKKTQGLKHSPSSQFQSAKFSASSRMNLGSNCRHP, encoded by the coding sequence atgaccaacataagcaggtcaccattCACGAATGAGATCAAACGGACAGATCCACCTCGCGGGTTCACTATGCCTCACTTCACTTCGTACAAGAGAGACGAAGATCCGGATCGATATCTCAAGCACTATTGCAGTACCATGATCCTCTACAAGAACAACGATGCGCTTATGTGCAAAAATTTTGCCATAACTCTACAAGGCGAAGTGCAAGATTGGTTTCACACTTTACCATCGCAGTCAATCCGTAGTTTCAACgaactttcctttgttttcattAAGGAGTATTCGTCTAACTGCTCAATCAAAAGGACATCCGACCATCTCTTCAGCATCATAAAAGACCCTAGGGAGACAATTCGTGATTATGTCAAGAGGTTCAAAGCTGAGAAGGCCAAGATTGTTGGTTGCAATAAGGACATAGCAATGGCAGCATTCAGAAATGGGCTTCCCACCGAACATCTTTTATTCGGAAAACTAATCATGGGAGAAGAACTGACCTTAATAGCTTCGTATGCTTGGCAGAAAAGCATGCATTATGGGACGAGGCCAAGCAGTCTAACAAAAATGAGTCGAAAAAGAAGCACATGGAACGTTCATCGACCAAAGAAGACTCAAGGCCTGAAACATTCACCAAGTTCACAGTTCCAATCGGCCAAATTCTCCGCAAGCTCAAGAATGAACCTTGGTTCGAATTGCCGTCACCCATGA